One stretch of Malus domestica chromosome 14, GDT2T_hap1 DNA includes these proteins:
- the LOC103440731 gene encoding uncharacterized protein isoform X1, whose amino-acid sequence MANGIFSTFMSGLTKVISTFTLSRHMIDAMTSVCLVLSDCSTCAIKFILGNPLSVFPTLYFLEYLLTNTIGSQLLQGQKRKHTEISNDSLVLLSRWFWTSIISTSMPIQGSVLSSHFFVVVLSQDHVIGRAVPNSMVAVKPTAGHPVVAGTPTWAANAYAGLDATADQIQLLKLIFCYLLHCIIHHDPKLKPFRHSRDEKTLEAIEFGLYACSVQPTKQLITVVEDTCCLAPRIIQRSHGTNTYMYCVGLTNIVEKLRCGEHIWHVDCKDLLQSHCKLIIIPVATYLNANSDLEFIAPPFVTSVCGSYEFESYFPEYLHLFKALVALHFQWYHVFATVVSMSMVLTAPSALAVLSNESESVFCQVFSGFVPLGSLAFTLVNDSQQLELTVKVEKLLEHQISLFTDYISQNFHGLW is encoded by the coding sequence ATGGCCAATGGTATTTTCTCCACTTTCATGAGTGGTTTGACTAAAGTAATTTCCACTTTTACTTTATCTAGACATATGATTGATGCTATGACATCAGTTTGTTTAGTTCTCTCCGATTGCTCCACTTGTGCTATAAAGTTTATACTTGGCAACCCACTTAGTGTATTTCCTACTCTATATTTTCTGGAGTACCTGCTTACAAACACAATTGGCAGCCAACTGCTTCAGGGACAAAAAAGGAAGCACACTGAAATTTCCAATGATAGTCTGGTGTTACTTTCAAGATGGTTCTGGACATCTATAATTAGTACATCAATGCCGATACAGGGAAGTGTTTTGAGCAGCCACTTCTTTGTAGTTGTTCTTTCCCAAGATCATGTGATAGGGCGAGCTGTCCCTAACAGTATGGTAGCGGTAAAACCAACTGCAGGACATCCAGTGGTTGCTGGCACTCCTACTTGGGCTGCTAATGCATATGCAGGACTTGATGCAACAGCTGATCAGATTCAACTTCTCAAGTTAATATTCTGTTATCTTCTCCATTGCATCATTCACCATGATCCAAAGCTCAAGCCCTTTCGCCATTCTAGGGATGAGAAAACATTGGAGGCCATTGAATTTGGACTCTATGCTTGTTCCGTACAACCAACCAAGCAATTGATCACTGTTGTAGAAGATACATGTTGTCTAGCCCCTCGGATTATACAAAGATCACATGGCACAAATACATATATGTATTGTGTTGGCTTGACCAATATAGTGGAAAAGCTAAGGTGTGGGGAACACATATGGCACGTGGACTGCAAAGACCTTCTACAAAGCCACTGCAAACTCATTATTATTCCAGTGGCCACATATTTGAATGCTAACAGTGATTTGGAATTCATTGCTCCACCGTTTGTAACTTCGGTTTGCGGCTCATATGAGTTTGAAAGCTATTTTCCAGAATATCTACATTTATTCAAGGCTCTTGTTGCTCTACACTTTCAGTGGTATCATGTTTTTGCAACTGTTGTCTCAATGTCCATGGTATTGACTGCTCCAAGCGCACTAGCAGTTTTATCCAACGAGTCCGAATCAGTTTTTTGTCAAGTATTCTCTGGATTTGTACCTCTTGGTTCTCTTGCGTTTACCTTGGTAAATGACTCACAGCAGTTGGAGCTCACTGTGAAAGTTGAGAAGTTGCTTGAACATCAAATCTCACTTTTCACTGATTATATATCTCAGAACTTTCATGGATTATGGTAG
- the LOC103440731 gene encoding uncharacterized protein isoform X2: MPIQGSVLSSHFFVVVLSQDHVIGRAVPNSMVAVKPTAGHPVVAGTPTWAANAYAGLDATADQIQLLKLIFCYLLHCIIHHDPKLKPFRHSRDEKTLEAIEFGLYACSVQPTKQLITVVEDTCCLAPRIIQRSHGTNTYMYCVGLTNIVEKLRCGEHIWHVDCKDLLQSHCKLIIIPVATYLNANSDLEFIAPPFVTSVCGSYEFESYFPEYLHLFKALVALHFQWYHVFATVVSMSMVLTAPSALAVLSNESESVFCQVFSGFVPLGSLAFTLVNDSQQLELTVKVEKLLEHQISLFTDYISQNFHGLW, translated from the coding sequence ATGCCGATACAGGGAAGTGTTTTGAGCAGCCACTTCTTTGTAGTTGTTCTTTCCCAAGATCATGTGATAGGGCGAGCTGTCCCTAACAGTATGGTAGCGGTAAAACCAACTGCAGGACATCCAGTGGTTGCTGGCACTCCTACTTGGGCTGCTAATGCATATGCAGGACTTGATGCAACAGCTGATCAGATTCAACTTCTCAAGTTAATATTCTGTTATCTTCTCCATTGCATCATTCACCATGATCCAAAGCTCAAGCCCTTTCGCCATTCTAGGGATGAGAAAACATTGGAGGCCATTGAATTTGGACTCTATGCTTGTTCCGTACAACCAACCAAGCAATTGATCACTGTTGTAGAAGATACATGTTGTCTAGCCCCTCGGATTATACAAAGATCACATGGCACAAATACATATATGTATTGTGTTGGCTTGACCAATATAGTGGAAAAGCTAAGGTGTGGGGAACACATATGGCACGTGGACTGCAAAGACCTTCTACAAAGCCACTGCAAACTCATTATTATTCCAGTGGCCACATATTTGAATGCTAACAGTGATTTGGAATTCATTGCTCCACCGTTTGTAACTTCGGTTTGCGGCTCATATGAGTTTGAAAGCTATTTTCCAGAATATCTACATTTATTCAAGGCTCTTGTTGCTCTACACTTTCAGTGGTATCATGTTTTTGCAACTGTTGTCTCAATGTCCATGGTATTGACTGCTCCAAGCGCACTAGCAGTTTTATCCAACGAGTCCGAATCAGTTTTTTGTCAAGTATTCTCTGGATTTGTACCTCTTGGTTCTCTTGCGTTTACCTTGGTAAATGACTCACAGCAGTTGGAGCTCACTGTGAAAGTTGAGAAGTTGCTTGAACATCAAATCTCACTTTTCACTGATTATATATCTCAGAACTTTCATGGATTATGGTAG
- the LOC139191164 gene encoding uncharacterized protein — translation MLAYGASVDQVDEIVRMRKTTVLESLMRFCSAIEALYTNEYLWTPTPRDMRRLLRKVPHPQPEKEKHFAKCQEGCRKDVKPCFDILQARWAIIRAAARMFDVEALRSIMMTCFILHNMIVEDEYDYDAVDEYEPDPMNNSRTRIYCAHDPTEDLVQHEPLERDGRYNELIVQ, via the exons atgcttgcatatggagcatctgtagatcaagtggatgagatcgtGAGGATGAGAAAAACAACTGTTCTGGAGTCCCTGATGCGGTTTTGCTCTGCAATTGAAGCCCTCTACACCAATGAGTACCTCTGGACACCCACGCCAAGGGACATGCGAAGGCTTCTGAGGAAGG tgccacatccacagcctgaaaaggaaaaacacttcgcaaaatgtcaagaagggtgtaggaaggatgtcaAGCCTTGTTTTGATATcctgcaagctcgttgggcgattaTCAGGGCTGCagctagaatgtttgatgtcgaggctcttcgatctatcatgatgacgtgttttattctccacaacatgattgttgaagatgagtatgattatgatgccgtcgatgaatatgagccggatccgatgaacaactcaagaacacgtatctaCTGTGCTCATGACCCGACCGAAGATCTCGTGCAACACGAGCCGTTGGAACgtgatggacgttacaatgaattgatcgttCAGTGA